The following proteins are co-located in the Amyelois transitella isolate CPQ chromosome W, ilAmyTran1.1, whole genome shotgun sequence genome:
- the LOC132904028 gene encoding uncharacterized protein LOC132904028, which produces MDYITADIQKPAPWSLLYADDVVLVAESLAEVQADLTAWQESLERRGLRISRTKTEYMFCDFSGRGPDAIPCPLIEDKPLNRVEEFKYLGSIVAPKVCVEKDLQNRIRTAWLKWRSLSGVLCDSRMPIKIKGNVYKRAVRPALLYGSECWPMRKSDEQRIHPGERRKKKICWYGNQINNVRWDGCMSQSYRLECGVRQGGLSSPTLFNLDMNELIGELSSTRVGCFIDGVCMNNINYADDMVLLSASVCGLRRLVAICEAYAKSHGLVYNVLKSQATVFGDGRRRPYVALDVFLNGCALQWVSKFKYLGHILTSDLKDDDDVERERRALSKA; this is translated from the exons ATGGACTACATCACTGCAGATATACAAAAACCAGCACCCTGGTCGCTTCTATACGCTGACGACGTGGTTCTTGTAGCAGAATCGTTGGCGGAAGTGCAAGCTGACCTAACTGCTTGGCAGGAGTCCTTGGAAAGGAGAGGTCTGAGAATCAGTAGAACGAAGACCGAATATATGTTCTGCGACTTCTCTGGTAGAGGTCCAGACGCTATTCCATGTCCATTAATTGAAGACAAACCTCTCAACAGAGTAGAAGAGTTTAAATACCTCGGATCCATTGTTGCACCCAAAGTCTGCGTAGAAAAGGACCTACAAAACAGAATCCGGACAGCCTGGCTGAAATGGAGATCCCTGTCCGGCGTCCTTTGCGACTCTAGAATGCCAATTAAAATCAAGGGCAATGTCTATAAAAGAGCAGTAAGACCAGCCCTACTGTATGGATCTGAGTGCTGGCCAATGAGGAAGTCGGACGAACAGAGGATTCAC ccaggagaaagaagaaagaagaagatttGTTGGTATGGAAACCAGATCAACAATGTGCGATGGGACGGGTGTATGTCTCAGTCTTACAGGCTGGAGTGCGGGGTGAGGCAGGGGGGGCTGAGCTCACCAACCCTCTTCAATCTGGACATGAACGAGCTGATTGGGGAGCTCAGCAGCACTAGAGTCGGTTGTTTCATAGATGGCGTTTGcatgaataatattaattacgcGGACGACATGGTGCTGCTGAGCGCCTCCGTCTGTGGCTTGAGAAGACTCGTAGCTATATGTGAGGCTTATGCAAAGTCTCATGGACTAGTATATAATGTGCTGAAGAGCCAGGCCACGGTCTTTGGGGACGGACGTAGGCGACCATATGTGGCTCTAGACGTGTTTTTGAATGGCTGTGCATTGCAATGGGTGagcaaatttaaatacttgGGCCACATCTTGACGTCCGATCTGAAGGATGATGATGACGTTGAGCGGGAACGCAGAGCGCTGTCG AAAGCTTAA